From the genome of Malus domestica chromosome 04, GDT2T_hap1, one region includes:
- the LOC103433730 gene encoding regulatory-associated protein of TOR 1-like: MALGDLMASRFSQSSVVVYSQLDDCASSHDDGDLSSQRRESETASSGYGNATATSMAYLPQTVVLCELRHYAFEACVPTGPSDSGLVSKWRPKDRMKTGCVALVLCLNISVDPPDVIKISPCARMECWIDPFSMAPQKALETIGKTLSQQYERWQPRARYKVQLDPTVEEVKKLCNTCRKYAKSERVLFHYNGHGVPKPTANGEIWLFNKSYTQYIPLPISDLDSWLKTPSIYVFDCSAAGMIVNSFIELYDLGGSSSSGSARDCILLAACEPHETLPQSAEFPADVFTSCLTTPIKMALRWFCTRSLLHESIDYSLIDKIPGRQNDRKTLLGELNWIFTAVTDTIAWNVLPHDLFQRLFRQDLLVASLFRNFLLAERIMRSANCSPISYPQLPPTHQHHMWDAWDMAAEICLSQLPSLVEDPNAEFQPSPFFTEQLTAFEVWLDHGSELKKPPEQLPIVLQVLLSQCHRSRALVLLGRFLDMGSWAVDLALSVGIFPYVLKLLQTMTPELRQILVFIWTKILALDKSCQVDLVKDGGHTYFIRFLDSMEAYPEQRAMAAFVLAVIVDGHRRGQEACIEASLIHVCLKHLQGPTLNDTQTEPLFLQWLCLCLGKLWEDFTEAQIFGLQADAPAICASLLSEPQPEVRASAVFALGTLLDVGSGNGVGGEEEYDDDKKIRAEISIVRSLLNVASDGSPLVRAEVAVALGRFAFGHNKHLKSIAAAYWKPQSNSLLNSLPSLAHMKGSVVSSQIGPLLRGTNDNYGRVSTSSPLASSGIMHGSPLSDDSSHHSDSGILNDGVSNGVVNHSTPEPLDNAIYSQCVLAMCTLAKDPSPRIASLGRRVLAIIGIEQVVAKPMKSTGNSVRPGESTTATPIPSFSGLARSSSWFDMNGGHMPFRTPPVSPPRPNYLAGMRRVYSLELRPHIMSPDSGLADPLLGSEGTSGASERSFLPQSTIYNWSCGHFSKPLLIVADDSKEVLSRREEREKFALEHIAKCQHSSVSKLNNQIASWDTKFETGTKTILLNPFSPIVVAADEKERIRVWNYQEQKEATLLNSFDNHDFPDKGIAKLCLVNELDDSLLLAASSDGHIRIWKDYTLKGKQKLVTAFSSILGHKPGVRSLNAVVDWQQQSGYLYASGELPSIMLWDLDKEQLINSIPSSSDCSISALSASQVHGGHFAAGFVDGSVRLYDVRTPEMLVCSTRPHTQKVERVVGIGFQPGLDPGKIVSASQAGDIQFLDIRNDRDAYLTIEAHRGSLTALAVHRHAPIIASGSAKQLIKVFSLEGEQLGTIRYYPSFMAQKIGPVSCLAFHPYEVLLAAGAADACASIYADDNSQAR; encoded by the exons ATCCCTTTTCTATGGCTCCACAAAAAGCTCTAGAAACAATTGGTAAAACCTTGAGTCAACAGTACGAAAGGTGGCAACCCAGG GCTCGCTACAAGGTTCAGCTTGATCCTACAGTAGAAGAAGTGAAGAAACTTTGTAATACATGCCGCAAATACGCCAAGTCCGAGAGAGTTCTTTTCCACTATAATGGACATGGTGTACCCAAGCCAACTGCTAATGGTGAAATTTGGCTCTTTAATAAG agtTATACACAGTATATTCCCTTGCCGATTAGTGACCTTGATTCGTGGTTGAAGACACCTTCAATATATGTGTTTGATTGTTCTGCTGCTGGGATGATAGTCAATTCTTTCATTGAG CTTTATGATTTGGGTGGCTCTAGCTCTTCTGGATCTGCAAGGGATTGTATCCTGCTGGCGGCTTGTGAACCACATGAAACTCTGCCACAAAGTGCTGAATTCCCTGCTGATGTGTTTACTTCTTGCCTGACAACTCCCATTAAGATGGCATTAAGATG GTTCTGCACACGATCATTACTTCATGAGTCTATTGATTATTCGCTAATCGATAAAATACCTGGCCGCCAAAATGACCGGAAAACCCTCCTTGGCGAGTTGAATTGGATTTTTACTGCGGTCACTGATACGATTGCATGGAATGTTCTCCCTCATG ATCTTTTCCAGAGACTGTTCAGACAAGACCTGCTAGTTGCCAGCCTTTTTCGTAATTTTTTACTTGCTGAGCGAATTATGAGATCTGCAAATTGCTCTCCGATCTCTTACCCGCAGTTGCCTCCAACCCATCAGCATCATATGTG GGATGCATGGGACATGGCTGCTGAGATATGCCTTTCTCAGCTTCCATCATTGGTTGAGGATCCTAATGCAGAGTTCCAG CCAAGTCCATTTTTCACTGAGCAGTTGACTGCTTTTGAGGTATGGCTTGACCATGGGTCTGAACTCAAGAAACCACCAGAGCAGTTGCCTATTGTTCTTCAG GTGTTACTAAGTCAATGCCACCGATCTCGAGCTCTAGTTCTTCTTGGAAGATTCCTTGATATGGGATCCTGGGCTGTAGATCTG GCCTTGTCTGTTGGGATATTTCCATACGTTCTGAAGCTGTTACAAACAATGACACCTGAACTACGACAAATTCTTGTAtttatttggacaaaaattctTGCTCTTGATAAG TCATGTCAGGTTGATCTAGTGAAGGATGGGGGTCATACGTATTTCATCAGGTTTCTTGATAGTATGGAAGCGTATCCAGAACAGCGTGCAATGGCTGCTTTTGTTTTAGCTGTAATTGTCGATGGGCATAGACGCGGGCAGGAAGCTTGTATTGAAGCAAGTTTGATACATGTTTGCTTGAAGCACCTTCAGGGTCCAACTCTAAATGATACACAGACAGAACCACTATTTCTTCAGTGGCTTTGTCTCTGTCTTGGGAAGCTGTGGGAGGATTTCACAGAGGCCCAAATATTTGGTTTGCAGGCAGATGCCCCTGCAATATGTGCTTCTCTACTTTCTGAGCCCCAACCAGAG GTTAGGGCTTCTGCTGTTTTCGCACTGGGTACCCTGCTTGATGTGGGTTCAGGCAATGGTGTTGGTGGAGAAGAAGAATACGACGATGATAAAAAGATTAGAGCTGAAATTAGTATTGTTAGAAGTCTACTAAATGTTGCTTCAGATGGGAGCCCTCTGGTCAGGGCCGAAGTTGCTGTTG CACTGGGACGCTTTGCCTTTGGCCATAACAAGCACCTCAAGTCAATTGCCGCTGCATATTGGAAACCACAATCTAATTCTCTTTTGAATTCCTTGCCCTCTTTGGCTCATATGAAAGGTAGTGTTGTTTCATCTCAAATTGGTCCACTTTTGAGAGGGACCAATGACAACTATGGAAGAGTCTCCACCAGCAGCCCTCTAGCGAGTTCTGGAATTATGCATGGATCACCATTGTCTGACGATTCATCTCATCATTCTGATTCTGGAATATTAAATGATGGTGTGAGCAACGGTGTTGTCAACCACTCAACACCTGAACCCCTGGACAATGCAATTTACTCTCAGTGTGTATTGGCTATGTGTACTCTAGCCAAGGATCCATCTCCACGCATCGCAAGCCTTGGTAGGCGGGTTTTGGCCATTATAGGGATTGAACAAGTGGTGGCCAAACCCATGAAGTCCACTGGTAACAGTGTTCGACCTGGTGAATCCACTACAGCAACTCCGATTCCCAGTTTTTCTGGATTAGCTCGATCTTCTTCATGGTTTGATATGAATGGAG GTCATATGCCATTCCGAACTCCTCCTGTCAGCCCACCTCGGCCCAATTACTTAGCTGGAATGCGGAGAGTATACTCTTTAGAGCTCAGGCCTCATATAATGAGTCCAGATTCTGGATTAGCGGATCCACTTTTAGGTTCTGAGGGAACTTCTGGAGCCTCGGAACGCAGTTTTCTTCCTCAATCAACCATCTACAATTGGAGTTGTGGGCACTTTTCCAAGCCGCTTCTCATTGTGGCAGATGACAGTAAAGAAGTACTTAGtagaagagaggagagagaaaaattTGCCTTGGAGCACATTGCTAAATGCCAGCACTCGT CTGTGAGCAAGCTTAATAATCAAATTGCTAGCTGGGACACCAAATTTGAGACGGGTACAAAAACAATCTTGCTGAATCCATTTTCTCCTATTGTGGTTGCGGCAGACGAGAAAGAGCGAATCAG GGTGTGGAACTACCAAGAGCAGAAGGAGGCTACCCTTCTCAACAGCTTCGATAACCATGATTTTCCTGACAAAGGAATCGCCAAGCTCTGCCTtgtgaatgagcttgatgacaGCTTGCTTCTTGCTGCTTCAA GTGATGGACACATTCGAATTTGGAAAGATTACACTTTGAAGGGTAAGCAGAAGCTTGTCACTGCATTTTCTTCAATTCTAGGTCATAAACCTGGCGTGCGAAGTTTGAATGCTGTTGTGGATTGGCAACAACAATCTGGATATCTG TATGCTTCTGGCGAATTACCATCCATTATGCTTTGGGATCTGGATAAAGAGCAGCTTATTAATTCTATTCCTTCTTCATCAGATTGTAGCATCTCAGCACTG TCTGCTTCTCAAGTTCACGGTGGTCACTTTGCAGCTGGTTTCGTGGATGGTTCTGTCAGGCTTTATGATGTGCGAACTCCTGAAAT GCTTGTCTGTTCAACCCGGCCACACACTCAGAAGGTGGAAAGAGTTGTGGGGATTGGCTTTCAACCTGGGCTGGATCCTGGCAAG ATTGTAAGTGCATCTCAAGCTGGTGACATTCAGTTCCTTGATATCAGAAACGACAGGGATGCCTACCTCACGATTGAAGCTCACCGCGGTTCACTGACAGCTTTAGCTGTTCATAGGCATGCCCCAATCATTGCCAGTGGCTCGGCCAAACAGCTCATAAAAGTCTTCAGCTTGGAGGGCGAACAATTAGGCACAATAAGATACTACCCTTCCTTTATGGCCCAAAAGATTGGTCCTGTTAGTTGCCTAGCCTTCCATCCCTACGAAGTGCTGCTTGCAGCTGGTGCCGCAGATGCTTGCGCATCCATTTATGCCGACGACAACTCTCAAGCTAGATGA